Sequence from the Actinomyces slackii genome:
CGCTCAGGGATCAGGAGTCAACAGGGGTCTCGATGATGCGGCTGCCCGCGGGCTCGGGGACCGCCAGCCCCTGGGAGTGGGCCGCCAGGAGCTCGGCCAGAGCGCCGTCGTCGGCCGAATCCGTGGACAGGGCCAGGATGGCGTGGGTGGGGCCCCAGATCGTCTCGACCACCTCCAGCCCTCCCCGGGGGCCGGTGGCCCTGAGCTCGGCCTCCAGGCGCCCGGCCTGGGCCACGGGCACGCGCACATCCCACATGTGACGCGTGACCAGGCGCACCCGGGAGGCGGCGGACAGCGCCCGGCAGGCCGCCTCGGAGTAGGCGCGCACCAGTCCGCCGGTGCCCAGGAGCGTCCCGCCGAAGTACCGGGTCACGACCACGACGGTGTTGACCAGCCCGCTTGCCCGCAGAGCCTCCAGCATCGGCTGCCCGGCAGTCCCGGAGGGCTCGCCGTCGTCATTGGAGCGCTCCACCGGCTGCATGCCCGGGGGAGCCAGGATGAAGGCGGAGCAGTGGTGGCGGGCGTCGGGATGCGCGGCCCGCGCCTGGGCGATGAAGGCTCGCGCCTCCTCCTGGGAGTCCGCACGGGCGGCGCGCCCCAGGAAGTGGGAGCGCTTGACCTCCAGGTCGATGACCGGCTGCTCGCCCCGGGATGCGGTGGTCAGGGCCGGGGGCGTCGGTGCGGCCTGGGAGTCGCGGGGCTCGGTCATGTGGGAATCCTGGCACGGGGCAGCGCGTGGAGGACCTCCGTGGGCGCGGGATGCGGGGCCCGACGGGATCGATGTCACATGCTCGGCCGGGAGTGCGGACTGGCAGTGATCGGCGAGAAGTCGTTAGGGTGTCCCTCGGTCCAGTTTGACGTGGGATCTAATGATCCCGGATGAAACGAGAGGAGCGGGCTCATGGCAGTCCCCAAGCGGAAGATGTCCCGCAGCAACACCCGCAACCGCCGCTCGCAGTGGAAGGCTCAGCTCACCGAGCTCAACACCGTGCGCATCGCTGGTCGTGAGGTCACTGTGCCCCGCCGCCTCGTGCGCGCCTACAAGGAAGGCCTCATCGAGCGCTGAGGCCGGTCGGGAGGGCTGGCGCTCCTCCGTCCACGCGGGTGTAGCTCAATGGTAGAGCCTCTGCCTTCCAAGCAGATTGCGCGGGTTCGATTCCCGTCACCCGCTCCACGAGTCCATTGGGGTCGCCGTCGAGGTGGCCCCAATCGGCTCTTACGGGCTGTGGCGCAGTTTGGTAGCGCACCTGCTTTGGGAGCAGGGGGCCGCGGGTTCAAATCCCGCCAGCCCGACGGGAGGCCGTGACATGAAGCCGATGCGCGGCGCCTGAGACGCCCATCTGGTGCGCATCCGGGAGCAGGAGAGGACCGACTTCTGCCGTCATGATCGCGGTATTGAGGGCAGCGTGCCGGGCTGAGGAGCGAGCCTGAGGATCTCGCCTGTGGCCAGCCTCATTGAGGGCTTGTCGCTCCAGTCGGCCCGTTGCCCTAAGATGACACGGATTGACGCCGAGCAACGGGCGTCCGCCGTGAACTCGGCGCAGACAATGACTCAAGACGACTCAAGACCCTGGGAGCAGCCCCCGTGAAGACCACTGTCGAGAATCTCGACCCCAGCCGCATCAAGCTGACCGTGGAGGTCCCCTACGAGGAGCTCCAGACCAGTATCGAGGCCGCATACAAGCAGATCGGCTCCCAGATCCAGGTTCCGGGCTTCCGTCCCGGCCACGTCCCCAACCGGGTCATCGACCAGCGGGTGGGGCGGGCCACCGTCATCCAGGAGGCCGTCAACGACCGTCTGCCCGAGCTCTACCGCGAGGCCCTGGTCGAGGCGGACCGCGCCCCCATGCTCCAGCCCGAGGTTGAGATCACCGAGCTGCCCAACGTCACGGGCCCCCAGGGCGGTCAGCTCGGCTTCACCGCCGAGGTCACCGTCCGCCCGGCCATCGAGCTGCCGGACCTGGAGGGCTCGGAGATCACCGTGGACGCGGTGGAGGTCACCGACGAGGAGCTGACCGAGGAGCTGGACAGCCTGCGCGCCCGCTTCGGCTCGCTGAAGTCCGTGGGCCGCAAGGCCAAGACCGGTGACTTCGTGACCATCGACCTGACCGCCGTCATCGACGGCGAGGAGGTGGACTCGGTCTCCGGGGTCTCCTACGAGATCGGCAAGGGCAACATGCTCAAGGGCCTGGACACCGCCCTGCGCGGCCTGAAGACCGACGAGTCCGCCACCTTCACCACCACCCTGGCCGGTGGCGAGCACGAGGGCGAGGAGGCCGAGGTCACCGTGACCGCCACCGCCGTCAAGCAGCGCGACCTGCCCGAGGTCGACGACGAGTTCGCCCAGATGGCCTCGGAGTTCGACACGGTCGAGGAGCTGCGCGAGGACCTGGCCAAGCAGGTCACCGACCGCAAGATCGGCGAGCAGGCCGTGGCCGCGCGCGATGCCCTGCTTGACAAGCTCCGCACCGAGATCGACTTCGAGGTTCCCCAGGCCGTCGTCGACCAGGAGGTCGCCCAGCACCTCCAGGCCGAGGGCAAGGCCGCGGACGACGAGCACGGCAAGGAGATCCGCGAGGAGATCACCAACTCCATCCGTGAGCAGATCATCCTCGACGTCCTGGCCGAGCAGACTCAGGTGGGCGTCAGCCAGGACGAGCTGTGGGACTTCCTGTTCCAGACCTCCCAGCAGTACGGCATGGAGCCCGCCCAGTTCATCCAGGGCGCCCAGCAGGCCGGTCAGATGCAGGCCTTCGTCGCGGAGATCGCCCGCAACAAGTCGCTGGCCATCGCGCTGCGCAAGGTCACGGTCAAGGACTCCGCCGGCAAGGCCGTGGACCTGAGTGAGTTCATCGGCTCCGATGAGGCAGACGCCGCCTCTGCGGAGGATGCTGAGGCCGACGCCATCGCCGAGGATGAGGCTGCCGAGACCGCTGAGACCGTCGAGGTCGCCGAGGTCGAGGACTCCGAGGACGCCGAGGACGCCGAGGACGCCGAGAAGTGAGCCAAGCGCACTGAGGATCAACCGAGGATCAAGGGCCCCGCACCACCGTGGTGCGGGGCCCTTGATCGTCCCGCCTGCCGCCTCAGGAGGGCGGCAGGCGTCCGCGGCCGGCGCCGCTCGCCGGCAGTCCCGCATGAGTCTGACCGCGGTCTTGCGGCGCAGGAGGGTGCGACCTACCATGTGACTGATCAGTCATATGACTGGCCAGTCATATCGAATGCACAGGGGTCCGCATGCCCACATCCACCTTCGCCAACCTTCCGGAGCCCAAGCGCCGTCGCATCATCGAGGCCTTGAAGGCCGAGTTCGCCTCCAGGCCCTACTCCCGCGCCTCGGTGGACCGCATCGCTGCAGCGGCCGGGGTCTCCAAGGGCAGCTTCTACCAGTACTTCCACGACAAGGAGGACGCCTACACCCACCTCCTGAGCACACTCATGACGCGCCGCATCGGACTGGCACAGGCCTCGGTGCCCACCGAGACCCTCCGCGATGTTCTCACGGCGCAGGTCCTCGGATCGCGTGCCTTCCAGGCCGAGGATCCGGCCGGCTGGGCCGTGCTGGCGCGCTCCTACGCCGACGATGCGCCCGCCAGTCGCGAGGAGTGGGCGCTGAGTGACGGCGTCCACCAGTGGGCGCTTGCAGCGATCACCGCCGGTCAGGAATCGGGCGAGCTGCGCGACGACGTCGATCCGGGCACCGCCGCCTGGATGATCGAGCACCTCCTCATGGGGCTTCCCGAGTTCGTCATGCGGCGCTTCGCGATTGACCCGCAGCGGGCGGCGGTCGACGGCAGCGCCTTCGACCAGCCGCGGATCGCCGCCGTCGCTCAGGACATCATCGCCATGATCGTCTCGGCGCTTCACGCCTCCGGGGCGGATGATGATCAAGGGGGGTCGTCATGCCCGTCATGAGCTCTCTGCGCTGCCTGCGAGCCCTGGGGCCCGCCACCGGGAGGGGAGCGGGTGCCGCGCACCGCGGGGGCGCTCGACTCCGGGGAGCCGGACCGCTCCTGGGGGCGGACCCTGCCATGCCCGCCCTGCTGGTCCGCGACCTGGGCTACTCCTACCGCGGGGCCGGCCGCCGGACCCTGCGGGGCATCGATCTGGAGGTGCCCGCCGGCCAGGTCCTGGGCCTGCTCGGTCCCAGCGGGGCCGGCAAGTCGACCCTGCAGCGAGTGCTGATCGGCCTGCTTCCGCGGTACACGGGATCCGCCCGAGTCCTGGGCCGTGAGGTCCTCGACTGGGGGCGCGGCCTCTACGAGAGGATCGGGGTCGGATTCGAGCGCCCCGTCCACCTGGGCCGCCTCACGCTGCGGGAGAACCTCGTCTACTTCTCCCGCATGTACGCCCGGGCCACGCGCGACCCCGACGAGCTGCTGGCCATGGTCGGTCTCGGGGAGGACGCCGAGGCTCCCGCCGCCCACATGAGCAAGGGCATGGGCATCAGGCTCAACCTCGCCCGAGCCCTCCTGCCCGATCCCGAGCTGCTGTTCCTGGACGAGCCGACCTCCGGACTCGATCCGGCGGCGGTAGCGCGAGTCGAGGCGATCATCGATGATCAGCGCCGCCGCGGGTGCACGGTCGTGGTTACGACGCACGACATGACGCTGGCCCAGACGGTCTGCGACCGCGTGGGCTTCGTCGTCGATGGGCGGGTGGTCGAGCTCGGCCGTCCGCAGGCCCTGCGCCGCCGGTACGGTCAGGCCGAGGTCACTGTCTCCTGGGAGGGCGGGAGTGCGTCCTTCCCCCTGGCGGGCCTGGCCGACGACGAGGCCTTTCATGCCGCTTTGAGGCGGCACGAGGTGCACTCGATGCACAGCCGTGAGGCCGACCTCGCTGAGGTCTTCCTGGCCGTGACCGGGCGGAGCCTGGGATGAGCCGCGTCGCCACTGTCATCGCGGTGGATGTGCGTCGCCAGGCGGCCGGCGGCTTCTGGCTCATCGCCGTCCTGGTCGGCGTCATCGTCGCCGCACTGGCGCGAGCGCTTCCTGGCGACCCCGGGGGCTGGTGGCCGCTCCTGCTGCTGGCAGAGCTGGTTGTCACCTGCTTCTACTTCGCGGCTGCGCAGGTGCTGGCCGAGCGCGACGAGGGCGTGCTGGCGGCCCTGGCAGTCACCCCGCTTGGGCGCGGGGAGTACTTGGCGGCCCTGACGGCCTCATTGGGAGCCCTGGGGCTGGCCGAATCGGTCGTGCTGCTGCATCTGGGCGGCGCCCGCCCGCAGCGATGGGGCTTCGCGATTCTCGCCGTGGCCCTGGTCTGCGCCCTCTGCGTTCTCTACGGGGTCATCGCCGTTGCCGGCTATCCCTCGATGAGCGCCTTCCTGCTCCCATCGGGGGTCTGGACGCTGATACTGGCTGTTCCCCTCCTCCCCCTTCTGGGGGTGGGGAATGGGCCATGGCTCTGGCTCCATCCGCTCCACGGCTGCGTGGTCATGCTCCAGGTCGCCCTCGGCTCGGCTCCGCCCGAGCGGGCGACGCCCGCCCTTGTCCTGGGGCCGTGCTGGGTCATGGCCTGCCTCCTGCTGGCGCGCCGACGCCTGAGGGCCGTGGTGGTCGACGGGGGAGGGCGCTGATGAGTCCGGCGCGCCTGCGAGCCGTGCTGGCCAGTGACGCCCGCCGCGTCAGCCGCGACGGCCTCCTGGCCTGGGCGGTGGCGATCCCCCTGGTCCTGGCCCTGGCAGCCCGGCTCTGCGCCCCCGATGCGGTGGAGCTGCTGGAGGCCCGGTCGGTGGAGGTCAGCGCGTGGCTTCCCCTGCTCGATGCCCTGGCCTTCGCCGTCGTCGTCCCGATCATGATGGGAGTGGTCATTGGCATCATGCTCGTGGAGGAGAAGCAGGACGGCTCCTGGGAGGCGCTCGCCGTGACGCCGATGTCCCTGAGCGGCTACCTGGCCTGGCGCTCGGCGGGCTGCGCCGTCATGGGCGCGGTGGCCAGCCTGGCGGGCCTGCAGGTCTCCGGGCTCAGCGCTCTGGGCGCGGCGGAGGCGGCCGTGGTGGCGGTGGGGGCCGCGCCACTGGCGGCCGTGACAGCGATGGCGCTGGCCTGCCTGGCGCGCTCGATGACGCAGTGCCTCGCCGCGGTCAAGCTGGCGATGGTGCTCAGCGCGATCCCGGCGATCGGGCTGATCGGATCGCCCGTGGGCCCGGGGCCCGCGGCCATGCCCGAGGGCATGGCCGCGCTGCAGATCCAGCAGTGGTCACTCCTGCTGGCCCTCATTCCGAGCTGGTGGCCACTGAAGGTCTACGAGGCGGCGGCCTCGGGCGGCCAGGCCGCCGCCCACCTTCTCGTCTCCTGGCTGCTCGCCATGGCGTGCACCGTGATGGCGGTGCACCGGGCGGGACGGGGGCAGTAGTGCCAGTGGGCCGTCCACCAGCGGGAAAGGCCTCAGTCCAGCTGCTCGAAGGCGCGGGACCAGGCGCTGCGGATGGGGTTGGCGTCGGCCACCCTGGTCTCGAAGCGCGCCTGGGCGATGTCGATGACCTCTCCCAGGGCCATGCGGGCCTCACGAGCCGGTGAGGCCTCCACGCGCTGCCAGCCGCGGGCGATCAACTGGCTGCGATCGGCCGCGCGCGAGACGCACATGACCAGGGGACGACCGAATCTCTCCTGGTAGGCATCGGCCAGGCCCTGGAGCTCGGCCCTCTCGGCGTCGTCGAACTCGCCCAGGGCCAGGGAGGCGGTGTCCAGCTCGGCCTGGGCGTCCCCGCCCTCGCCCAGGAGGAGATCGACCACGGGCAGGTAGCCGGCGATCAGCTCCTCCTGCTCCTGGGCGCTGGCCGAGAGGACCTCCTCCTCCAGGGCCCGGTGCAGCTCGGCGCCGGAGGCGAAGGGGCGGCGCTGCCAGGCCCTCTCGGCCGGCCAGGTCGCGCCCTCGTACAGGTCGGCGAAGGCCCGCACGAACTCCTGGCGATCCATGGCGTTGACCGCCTTGAGGTCCACGGGGCGCCCGGAGACCACGGCCACGTCCGCGCCCCGCTGCGCGCCGAGGTGGAAGAACACGATGTTGAGAACCACGGCGCTGATCGCCCCGATCGTCACCCCCGACCCGAAGAGGATCGCCAGCCAGGAGGGCATCACGTTGGCGATATCCGGCTTGAAGGTCACCAGCAGCGCCAGGCCCACCGAGGTCGAGACGATGACCGCGTTGCGGTTGTCGCGCATGTCGACCTTGCCCAGGGTCTGGATCCCCACCACCGCCACTGAGGCGAACATGGCCAGGCTCGCCCCGCCGATCACGGGCGTGGGGATCGCCGCCACCACGGCCCCCGCCTTGGGCAGCACGCCCAGGATGATCATGAGGACGCCGGCGGCCGTGACCACCCAGCGGGACTTGACCCGGGTCAGGCGCACCAGTCCCACGTTCTGGGCGAAGCAGGTGTAGGGGAAGGAGTTGAGAATGCCCCCCAGCAGGGTGGACAGCCCGTCGGCGCGCAGCGCGGCGGCGATGTGGCGGGGCGTGATGCGCCTGCCCACCACCTCTCCGGTGGCGAAGACATCCCCGGTGGTCTCCACGGCCGTGACGGCCATGACGATGATCATCGAGACGATCCCGGTGATCGTGAACTGGGGGATGCCGAAGTAGAAGGGCGTGGTGATGCCCAGGGGTGCGGCCTGCTGGACTCCGGAGAAGTCGGCATCCCCCAGGGCCAGGGCTGCGGCGGTGGCGGTGATCAGCCCGACCAGGACGGCGATGGTGGACATGAAGCCCTTGAAGATCCGCTGGACCGCCACGATGATCGCCAGGGTCGCCAGGGCGTAGGCCAGCCCCCTGAGGGTCAGGGCCGAGGCGTCCTGGCCCGGCCCGGCATTGGCGCCCCACGAGACGATGTCCATGGCGGATACGCTCATGAGTGTGGTGCCCATGACGGTCAGCAGGCTGCCGGTGACCACGGGCGGGAAGAATCGCAGCAGCTTGGCGAAGTACGGGGCGGCCAGGAAGGTGGCCAGGCCCGCGGCGATGATCGATCCGTACATGGCGGGCAGGCCCTCGACGCCGCCCTTGCCGCCGGTGGCCGCCAGGCCGATGGCAATGAGCGGGGAGACGGCGGTGAAGGTCACGCCCTGGATGAGGGGCAGGCGCACGCCGATCCGCTTGCCCAGGCCCACGGACTGGATGATCGTGGCGATGCCGCAGGTCAGCAGGTCGGCGTTGATGAGGTGGATGGTGGTGGCGCTGTCCAGCTTCAGCCCGGTGGCGATGACCAGGGGGACGACGACGGCGCCGGCGTAGAAGGCCAGGACGTGCTGGATGCCCAGCACGGTGAGCCGGCCCACCGGGGGCACGGCGTCAACGGGGTCTTTGGCGGTGATCGGGGTGGACGGGTGCAGGGGCACAGTGGTCTCCAGGAGCGATGGGGAGGTGGTCCGACGGTTGTGGCGGTCTGACGGATCTATTCTGGGGCCTGGCCCGGCCCGACGGCGCTTCAGCGCGCCGGGCCGCGCGTCGGGCAGCGGGCCAGGTGGCGTCTCACCCGGTTGTCAGCGCGGAGAGCAGGGGCGCGTAGTGCTGTGAGGTCGCCTGCCGGTAGGCCTCAATATCTCCGGCTCGGGCCGCGGCGAGCATGTCGCGGTGCGCCCTGACGGTTTTGAGGATGTCGTCGGGCGCGGGGGCGCCCAGCAGGGGCACGGTCAGGGTGTGGACCGCCCAGAAGGCGTCGGTCAGGTGCCGGAAGAGCTTGTTGTCCAGGGGCTCGAGCATCCGCAGGTGGAAGCGGCGGTCCTCATCGGCGAAGAGCAGTCCGGCCTGGGCCTTGGCATCCATCTCCTCGACGATGGCGTCCAGCTCCTCATCATCGCGGCCGGTCCAGGCCTCGATGACATGGGGGGCCAGCGCCTGATCCAGGGTGGCGCGCACCTCGACGACGTCACGCAGGCCCTGGTGATCATCCCCGGGGTGGAGGCGGCCGCGGAAGACGAGGGACTCGACCATGGGCCGCATGGAGACTCTCCCGACGAACATGCCGTGCCCGTGGCGGACCTCGACGATGTCGAGGGCCACCAGGGTGCGCACGGCCTCGCGCACCGAGGAGCGCGAGACGCCCAGAGCCGCGCACAGGCGGGACTCGGTGGGCAGGGCCTGGCCGGGCTGGAGGTTCTCCCGCAGGATGTACTCCTTGATCCCCTCCATGGCCACGGATGCCTGGGTGGTGGGGGCAGCGATGATGTCGGCCATCACGCCGTGTGTGCTCTGCATGCCTCCATTGTCCGACCTCTTGGCCTTGTTCGCTGGGTGACGGTGATTCTGGGTGCCTGCCTGTGAGGCGACTGAGCCGCTTGGGGCCGAGGTGGCGGCCAGTTGTGCCCATGGGGTCGCCAGCAGGGGGTCGTGGGGCTCGCGTGCGTCGTCGTCGATGTTCTTCGCGGTCATGTGATCTCGGCTTATGGGGCTTGGTTCATGGCTGGCCCCACCCTTGTAGCACGCTGACCGGTCGGCCGCTGTGGCCGCCCACGTATCAGATGAGTGTCGACGGTGGCGGGGATGTCTGATGTCTGATACACTCATCCTACCAACGTCAGACATGAGACGTCCGACTTCAGGAGAGATTCAATGGCGATCATCACTCCGGCGAGCTCCAGCCGCCGGGACTTCTTCAAGCTTTCCGGCACCCTGGGGCTGGCTGCAGGACTGGCCGCCTCTGTGTCGGCCTGCGGCGGATCGGGTGCCTCCTCCGGAGGGGCGAACTCCTCGGCCTCCGGGGCGCAGGAGGTCACCAACAAGGACGGCGTCATCACCGCCGGCATCTCCTACGAGCTGGGCACCAATGGCTATGACCCCATGACCACCTCCGCGGCGCTGACGGTGGCCGCCAACTGGCACACCATGGAGGGCCTGACCGAGCTGCACCCCGACACCCGCGAGGTCTACGCGGCCCTGGGCGCAGAGCTGCCCACCATGGTCGATGACACCACCTACGAGGTGACCCTGCGCAAGGACGCGGTCTTCTCCAACGGCGCCGCCGTGACGGCGGCCGATGTGGTCTTCTCCTTCGAGCGCGTGCTCAACCCGGACAACATGTCCATCTACTCCCAGTTCCTGACCTTCCTGGACAAGGTGGAGGCCAAGGACGACTCCACGGTGACCATCACGCTCAAGCACCCCTACTCCCTGGTGGCCGAGCGCCTCTCGGTGGTCAAGATCGTGCCCAAGGCGGCTGTGGAGGCGGATGCCAAGGCCTTCGACATGAGCCCGGTGGGCTCGGGCCCCTACACGATGACGGACAACGGCGCCGCCTCCCAGAAGATCGTCTTCGCGCGCAACGAGAAGTACAACGGACCGCGCCCCGCCCTGGCCAGCTCCATGACCTGGCAGATCCTGCCCGACGACACCACCCGCACCAACGCCATCACCTCGGGAACCGTCCAGGCCATCGACGCGGTGCCCGCCGCCAACCTGTCCTCCATGAAGGAGCCGGTCACGGTGGCGGCCGAGCAGGGCTTCAGCCTGCTGTTCGTCATGTTCAACGGCACCACCTTCTCCGATGTCAAGGCCCGCCAGGCCGTGCTCCACGCCCTGGACTACACCAAGATCTGCGAGACCGGCATGGCAGGCCTGGCCACACCGGCCACCTGCTTCGTCCAGGAGGGCCACCCCGCCTACAAGAAGTCCTCGACGGTCTACAGCCTCGACGCCGCCAAGGCCACCTCCCTGCTGGCAGAGGCAGGCGTGACCTCCATCAACCTGCTGTGCACCGACCATGGCTGGTTCTCCTCGGTGCGCCCCATCATCCGGGAGAACCTGGAGGCCCTGGGGGTGAGCGTCACCTACGACGAGAAGCAGTCCGCGGACGCCTACAAGTTCATCGACAGCGCCGAGGGCCCCTGGGATGTCCTGGTGGCGCCGGGCGATCCCTCGGTGTTCGGCAACGATGCCGACCTGCTCATGCGCTGGTGGTATGGCGCCGACCTGTGGACCGACACCCGCATGCACTGGAAGGGCAGCGAGTCCTACACCGCCATCCAGACCGCTCTGGATGAGGCGGTCAAGCTCAAGGGGGACGAGCAGATCGCCGCATGGCAGAAGATCTTCGACCAGCTCTCCCAGGCCGTTCCGCTCTACCCGATCTTCCACCGCAAGTCCCCCACGGCCTACAACTCTCAGACCCTGCAGAACTTCCAGCCGATCGCCCTGACGGGCCTGTCCTTCGTCGACGTCGGCTCCACGCAGTCCTGAGCCAGCCGGGCGGCGCCGTGCCGTCCGCCTGCTGCCCGCCTGCCGGCCTCGGGCAGGCCCGCCGCCAGAGGAGCGGGCCTGCCCGGCAGACCACCAGGTCGCTCATGCGCGGCCCGCGCCCCTGCCGGGGCGGAGGGCGCGCTCGCCCGCCTCTCCCTCGGCCGCCGACCACGGCGGCAGGACGCTCACGCAAAGGAGCATCACAGTGTCCAATCTCCTGCGACTGATCGGACGGCGCCTGGCCGCGCTGCCGGTCATGGTGCTGGGCGTGACGCTGCTCGTCTTCGTCGTCATGTCGCTGTCCTCGGCCGATCCCGCGCGCCTGGCGCTGGGGGAGTCGGCCTCGCCCGACGCCCTGGAGCAGTACCGCATCGCCCACAACCTCGACGACCCGCTGCTCAAGCGGTACTGGGACTACCTCGTGGGCCTGCTCCATGGGGACCTGGGCACGTCCTTCACCGGGGTCAAGATCTCCGACATGGTCGCCACGGCCTTCCCCATCACCCTGCAGCTGACCTTCATCGGCATCGCAGCGGCCGTGGTGGTGGCCACCGCCCTGGGCGTGATCGCCGCCCTGTACCGCGACCGCTGGCCCGACCAGATCATCCGCGTGATCTCCATCGCCTGCCTGGCCACCCCCTCCTTCTGGCTGGCCCTGCTGCTCATCCAGTGGCTCGGCGATGTGCCCGGCGGCACGGGGACCTTCCCCTCGGTGGTGACCACCTGGGTTCACTTCGAGGATGATCCCACCGGCTACATCAACCAGATCTTCCTGCCGGCCCTGGCCGTGGCCGTGCCCAATGCCGGTTCCCTGACACGGGTGGTGCGCACCGCCATGGTCGAGGAGCTCGACCGCGACTACGTGCGCACCGCCATCGGCGGAGGCATTCCCAAGCACGTCGTGGTGGCCCGCAACGTGCTGCGCAACGCGCTCATCACGCCCCTGACGGTGCTGGGCCTGCGCATCGGCTACGCCATGGGCGGGGCCGTGGTCATCGAGATGATCTTCAACATCCAGGGCATGGGCCAGCTCATCTTCCAGGGAATCACCCGCAACGACGTCAACATCGTCCAGGGGGTCTCCATCACCGTGGCCCTGGCCTTCATCCTCATCAACATCGTGGTCGACATGCTCTACGTGCTTGTCAACCCGCGAATCAGGAGCGTGTGATGCTGCACCGCCGCACCCTTGACAAGGCATCCCAGCCCGGACTGCGATTCCAGGGCTTCAGGGCCCTTCCCCTGAGCTCCAAGATCGCCGTGATCATCCTGGGCATCATCGCCCTGGCCGCCATCCTGGCCCCCCTGGTGGCCCCCTACAGCCCCGGTGCCACCGGCCTGGCCCAGACCGAGACCGTCACCCATATCGAGGGCGTCGGGGAGGTCACCTCCACCGACCCGGCCGTGGCGCCCTCGGCCTCCCACCTCTTCGGCACCGATGCCACCGGCCGCGACATCTTCTCGCGCATCGTCCACGGAGCCCGGGTCTCCCTGGTGGTGGGCCTGGCCGCCACCGGGCTGGCGCTGGCCGTGGCCGCCGTGCTGGGGGCCGTGGCAGCGACCAGCCGAACCTGGATCTCCGAGACCCTCATGCGGCTGCTGGACGTCGTCATGTCCTTCCCCGGGATCGCCCTGGCCGCGGTGCTCGTCTCGGCGATGTCCACCCGGCTGCCCATGCTGCCGGTGATCATCATCGCCATCGCGGTGCTCTACACGCCCCAGCTCACCCGGGTGGTGCGCGCCAACATCCTGTCCCAGTTCGGGGAGGACTATGTGGCGGCCAGTCGCGTCATGGGATCGGGCACGGCCTGGATCCTGGCCAAGCACGTGGCCCGCAACTGCATCGCCCCCATCATGGTCTTCGCCACCGTGCTGGTGGCCGACGCCATCGTCTTCGAGGCCTCCCTGTCCTTCATCGGGGCGGGCATCAAATCGGTCAACGCCGCGACCTGGGGAAACATGCTCTCCGAGGGCAAGGCGCTGCTGCTCAGCGGCCACTGGTGGCCCACCTTCTTCCCCGGCCTGATGATCCTCATCACCACGCTGTGCCTCAACATCCTCTCCGAGGGCCTGACCGACGCCATGGCCTCTCCGCGCATCAAGGCCCGGGCCGACGTCCAGGCCGACGAGGAGGCCATGGAGACCCGCGCCGCCCGGGACGACAGCGCCTGGCAGGAGGCCGCCGAGGCTGTCACCAAGGCCGCCTCCGCCAAGGAGGAGGCCGGCACCGACGGCCCCGAGGACCCCGGCGCCGGGGAGGCGCTCAGCCGCAGCGCCCTGACCGGGGTGAGCGCCGCCGCGGTGGAGGATGTGCCCCTGGACAAGCGCCTGAGCGATCTGCGGGTCTCCGAGCTGGCCCGCGCCGACCGCCTGGTCTACGACAACCCGGGGGCCGAGCCCGTCCTGGAGGTCAAGAACCTGTCCATCGCCTTCCCCGAGCAGCACGGCGAGGTCGACATCGTCGACTCGGTGTCCTTCTCCGTGCGTCCCGGCGAGGCCATGGGCCTGGTGGGGGAGTCCGGCTGCGGGAAGTCCATCACCTCCCTGGCG
This genomic interval carries:
- a CDS encoding solute carrier family 23 protein; translated protein: MPLHPSTPITAKDPVDAVPPVGRLTVLGIQHVLAFYAGAVVVPLVIATGLKLDSATTIHLINADLLTCGIATIIQSVGLGKRIGVRLPLIQGVTFTAVSPLIAIGLAATGGKGGVEGLPAMYGSIIAAGLATFLAAPYFAKLLRFFPPVVTGSLLTVMGTTLMSVSAMDIVSWGANAGPGQDASALTLRGLAYALATLAIIVAVQRIFKGFMSTIAVLVGLITATAAALALGDADFSGVQQAAPLGITTPFYFGIPQFTITGIVSMIIVMAVTAVETTGDVFATGEVVGRRITPRHIAAALRADGLSTLLGGILNSFPYTCFAQNVGLVRLTRVKSRWVVTAAGVLMIILGVLPKAGAVVAAIPTPVIGGASLAMFASVAVVGIQTLGKVDMRDNRNAVIVSTSVGLALLVTFKPDIANVMPSWLAILFGSGVTIGAISAVVLNIVFFHLGAQRGADVAVVSGRPVDLKAVNAMDRQEFVRAFADLYEGATWPAERAWQRRPFASGAELHRALEEEVLSASAQEQEELIAGYLPVVDLLLGEGGDAQAELDTASLALGEFDDAERAELQGLADAYQERFGRPLVMCVSRAADRSQLIARGWQRVEASPAREARMALGEVIDIAQARFETRVADANPIRSAWSRAFEQLD
- a CDS encoding FadR/GntR family transcriptional regulator, with the translated sequence MQSTHGVMADIIAAPTTQASVAMEGIKEYILRENLQPGQALPTESRLCAALGVSRSSVREAVRTLVALDIVEVRHGHGMFVGRVSMRPMVESLVFRGRLHPGDDHQGLRDVVEVRATLDQALAPHVIEAWTGRDDEELDAIVEEMDAKAQAGLLFADEDRRFHLRMLEPLDNKLFRHLTDAFWAVHTLTVPLLGAPAPDDILKTVRAHRDMLAAARAGDIEAYRQATSQHYAPLLSALTTG
- a CDS encoding ABC transporter permease, giving the protein MSNLLRLIGRRLAALPVMVLGVTLLVFVVMSLSSADPARLALGESASPDALEQYRIAHNLDDPLLKRYWDYLVGLLHGDLGTSFTGVKISDMVATAFPITLQLTFIGIAAAVVVATALGVIAALYRDRWPDQIIRVISIACLATPSFWLALLLIQWLGDVPGGTGTFPSVVTTWVHFEDDPTGYINQIFLPALAVAVPNAGSLTRVVRTAMVEELDRDYVRTAIGGGIPKHVVVARNVLRNALITPLTVLGLRIGYAMGGAVVIEMIFNIQGMGQLIFQGITRNDVNIVQGVSITVALAFILINIVVDMLYVLVNPRIRSV
- a CDS encoding ABC transporter substrate-binding protein, with the protein product MAIITPASSSRRDFFKLSGTLGLAAGLAASVSACGGSGASSGGANSSASGAQEVTNKDGVITAGISYELGTNGYDPMTTSAALTVAANWHTMEGLTELHPDTREVYAALGAELPTMVDDTTYEVTLRKDAVFSNGAAVTAADVVFSFERVLNPDNMSIYSQFLTFLDKVEAKDDSTVTITLKHPYSLVAERLSVVKIVPKAAVEADAKAFDMSPVGSGPYTMTDNGAASQKIVFARNEKYNGPRPALASSMTWQILPDDTTRTNAITSGTVQAIDAVPAANLSSMKEPVTVAAEQGFSLLFVMFNGTTFSDVKARQAVLHALDYTKICETGMAGLATPATCFVQEGHPAYKKSSTVYSLDAAKATSLLAEAGVTSINLLCTDHGWFSSVRPIIRENLEALGVSVTYDEKQSADAYKFIDSAEGPWDVLVAPGDPSVFGNDADLLMRWWYGADLWTDTRMHWKGSESYTAIQTALDEAVKLKGDEQIAAWQKIFDQLSQAVPLYPIFHRKSPTAYNSQTLQNFQPIALTGLSFVDVGSTQS